In Apium graveolens cultivar Ventura chromosome 10, ASM990537v1, whole genome shotgun sequence, the following are encoded in one genomic region:
- the LOC141690261 gene encoding auxin-responsive protein IAA16-like translates to MEVVSILGEMKGKMKYDETELRLGIGLPGNSNKAVKNNSMHVSSGATNVNGKRGFVETTNVDLKLNLVSSKVESDELVDQVADSKEIKNLLGGAGSTDSVVKPPAKAQVVGWPPVRSSYRKNISSLNKAANKKGDEENEKVMSSPMGATFVKVSLDGAPYLRKVDLKMYKSYQELSDALGNMFNSFTIGNCGSQGMMDFMNESKLMDLLNNSDYVPTYEDKDGDWMLVGDVPWEMFVGSCKRLRIMKGAEAIGLAPRAMEKCKNRT, encoded by the exons ATGGAAGTTGTGAGCATACTGGGGGAGATGAAGGGGAAGATGAAGTATGACGAGACCGAGCTCCGTCTCGGAATCGGATTGCCGGGAAATAGTAACAAAGCTGTGAAGAATAATAGTATGCATGTTAGTTCCGGTGCTACAAATGTTAATGGGAAAAGAGGTTTTGTTGAAACTACAAATGTGGATTTGAAGTTGAATCTTGTGTCTTCGAAAGTTGAGAGTGATGAGCTGGTGGATCAAGTTGCTGATTCTAAGGAGATCAAGAATCTTCTTGGTGGTGCTGGCTCTACAGATTCAGTTGTTAAACCTCCAGCCAA GGCACAGGTTGTAGGATGGCCTCCAGTGCGATCATCATACCGAAAGAATATAAGTTCTTTAAACAAGGCAGCTAACAAAAAGGGTGATGAGGAGAATGAGAAAGTGATGAGCAGCCCCATGGGCGCCACCTTTGTCAAGGTGAGCTTGGATGGTGCACCTTATCTTCGAAAAGTGGATCTCAAGATGTACAAGAGTTACCAGGAACTCTCTGATGCCTTAGGCAACATGTTCAATTCATTCACCATTG GTAACTGTGGGAGCCAAGGGATGATGGATTTTATGAATGAGAGCAAGCTGATGGATCTGCTGAATAACTCTGATTATGTTCCTACTTATGAAGACAAGGATGGTGACTGGATGCTCGTGGGAGATGTTCCTTGGGA GATGTTTGTTGGTTCTTGCAAGCGCTTGCGCATTATGAAAGGAGCTGAAGCAATAGGCCTTG CACCAAGAGCCATGGAGAAATGCAAGAACAGAACCTGA